From the genome of Actinomycetota bacterium, one region includes:
- the nifU gene encoding Fe-S cluster assembly scaffold protein NifU, translating into MAQYSDVVMDHFTNPRNVGEIEDADGVGEVGNPVCGDMMTFYIKVGEDGRLEDVKFKTFGCGAAIAVSSMVSEMAKGKTVEEALEITRDDVAKELGGLPKQKMHCSNLGADALHKAIEDYLDRKGRGGER; encoded by the coding sequence ATGGCGCAATACAGCGACGTGGTCATGGACCACTTCACCAACCCCCGCAACGTGGGCGAGATCGAGGACGCCGACGGCGTGGGGGAAGTGGGCAACCCCGTATGCGGGGACATGATGACCTTCTATATCAAGGTCGGAGAGGACGGGCGACTTGAGGACGTGAAGTTCAAGACCTTCGGCTGTGGGGCGGCCATCGCCGTCTCCAGCATGGTGAGCGAGATGGCCAAGGGAAAGACGGTGGAGGAAGCCCTTGAGATCACCCGGGACGATGTGGCTAAGGAGCTGGGAGGACTCCCCAAGCAGAAGATGCACTGTTCCAACCTGGGTGCGGACGCGCTTCACAAGGCCATCGAGGACTACCTGGATAGAAAGGGAAGGGGTGGGGAGCGATGA